From the genome of Eucalyptus grandis isolate ANBG69807.140 chromosome 2, ASM1654582v1, whole genome shotgun sequence, one region includes:
- the LOC104424854 gene encoding UPF0613 protein PB24D3.06c gives MNPALSSTSSLSASSAAATATASASTSGAPSSAPASWFSGIVRGRSDKSGGARMSGSSAAAGPDAGPIKGKNQFRGVLLKYGAKPVQVAFKTGEYKQQVIFIGGLTDGFLATEYLEPLAIALDKEKWSLVQLLMSSSYSGYGTSSLQQDAAELDQLISYLINKEDSEGVVLLGHSTGCQDIVHYMRTNAACSRAVRGAILQAPVSDREYRATLPETAALIDLASTMIKEGRGSELMPREADEGSPITANRFYSLCAYMGEDDMFSSDLTDDQLRMRLGHMCNTPCQVIFSVADEYVPAYVDKKSLVERLCKALGGAEKVEIEHGNHSLSNRVSEAVQAIIDFVNREGPKGWDDPWN, from the exons ATGAACCCCGCCCTCTCCTCGACGTCCTCCCTGTCGGcctcgtcggcggcggcgacggcgacggcgtcTGCGTCGACGTCCGGCGCCCCCTCATCGGCGCCGGCCTCCTGGTTCTCCGGCATCGTCCGCGGCCGCTCCGACAAGTCCGGCGGCGCCAGGATGTCCGggagctccgccgccgccggccccgACGCCGGCCCGATCAAGGGCAAGAACCAGTTCCGCGGCGTGCTCCTCAAGTACGGCGCCAAACCGGTTCAG GTTGCATTTAAAACGGGTGAATACAAGCAGCAAGTCATTTTCATCGGTGGTCTGACTGATGGTTTTCTGGCTACCGA GTACTTGGAACCTCTTGCAATTGCTTTGGATAAGGAGAAGTGGTCACTTGTTCAGTTGCTAAtgtcttcttcttattctgGATATGGCACCTCCAGCTTGCAACAA GATGCTGCGGAACTTGATCAATTAATCAGTTATTTAATCAACAAAGAAGATTCTGAAGGTGTGGTTCTTCTTGGTCATAGTACAGGTTGTCAG gataTTGTGCACTACATGCGTACAAATGCTGCCTGTTCAAGAGCTGTCCGTGGTGCCATCTTGCAG GCCCCAGTTAGTGATCGTGAATACAGAGCAACTCTTCCAGAGACTGCTGCTTTGATTGATTTAGCTTCAACCATGATAAAAGAAGGACGAGGATCTGAACTGATGCCCAGAGAAGCAGATGAAGGCTCTCCAATTACTGCTAACAG GTTCTATTCCCTCTGTGCATATATGGGTGAGGATGACATGTTCAGTTCTGATCTTACAGATGATCAGCTGAGAATGAGACTTGGCCATATGTGCAACACTCCTTGCCAG GTTATCTTTTCGGTGGCTGATGAGTATGTGCCGGCGTATGTTGACAAGAAATCTTTGGTTGAAAG ATTGTGCAAAGCCCTGGGTGGGGCAGAAAAGGTTGAAATAGAGCATGGTAATCACTCGCTCTCTAACAGGGTTTCCGAAGCTGTCCAGGCTATCATCGACTTTGTCAACAGGGAGGGTCCCAAGGGTTGGGATGATCCATGGAACTAG